A segment of the Streptococcus chenjunshii genome:
CTGTTAAAATTGGGAAGACAAGTCAGGAGTTTGCGCTGACTGTCAATGGTGTCCATTTGGCTGGAAAAGTCTTACTTGATGCGTTTGAAAAAACTTTAGAGGGTATTTACCCTACAGAATTTGTCCAGAGCAGTGAATGTAAAGAAGTTCCGGCTGTTCTTAAAAATGTACCGATGCAGGCTAAAGAAAAAAAGAAGCGGCCGCTGGTCTATATTCCAGTCTTTCCCGGGACTAACTCCGAGTATGATTCAGCTAAAGCTTTTGAACAAGAAGGCGCTGAGGTTCGCTTAGTGCCATTTGTAACACTTGATGAGCAGGCTATTGAGCAATCAGTTGCTCTGATGGCAGATAATATTGAAGAAGCCGATATTATTTTCCTGGCCGGCGGTTTTTCAGCTGCTGATGAACCGGATGGTTCAGCAAAATTTATTGTCACTATTTTACTTAATGAAAAAGTTCGTTCAGCGATTGAACGTTTCATTGATCGCGGCGGCCTCATTATCGGCATCTGCAACGGCTTCCAAGCCCTTGTTAAATCTGGCCTTTTACCTTATGGCAGCTTTGAAGCTGCGACTGAAAATTCGCCGACCCTCTTTTATAACGATGCCAATCAGCACGTAGCTAAGATGGTGGAAACGCGGATTGTCAATACCAATTCACCTTGGCTGGCCGGTGTTGAGATTGGTGATATTCATGCTGTTCCGGTTTCTCATGGTGAAGGTAAATTTGTGGTGACGGCGGAAGAATTTGAAGAGCTTCGGGATAACGGTCAAATCTGGAGCCAGTATGCTGACTTTGAAGGCAAGCCAAGTATGGATTCTAAGTACAATCCTAATGGTTCTTTATACGCTATTGAAGGCATCAGCAGCAAAAACGGCCAAATCATTGGGAAAATGGGACATTCTGAGCGTTATGAAGAGGGGCTTTTCCAAAATATTCCCGGCAATAAAGAGCAGAGCCTCTTTGCTTCTGCCGTTAAATATTTCACGGGGAAATAGGCTTACAGGGAGAGTTTACAGGCGGTTTTGCCGCAGCAGCGCTTCCTTTGATTCACTACTGAGGGCTTGGAAACATCTTTTTGGCCTTTCAGTTTGTGAATGGAAAGTTTGATGCCATGTGGTGAATCTTACAGCCTTTAGAACTGTCTCATTTCCTATCTCTCCTGTTTGGTTTTACAGCAGCAGAAGATGAAAACACGAAAAGGTAAAAACATGACATATGAAATAAAATCTCTTAATGAAGAATGCGGTATTTTTGGCATTTGGGGTCATCCTCAGGCTGCACAGATAACCTATTTCGGTCTTCATTCCCTGCAGCACAGAGGTCAGGAAGGAGCAGGCATACTGTCAAATAACCGAGGCAAATTAAATGGCCATCGGGACACTGGTTTACTGTCAGAAGTGTTTAAAAATCCAGCTGATCTTGAAAAGCTGGAAGGGACGGCTGCAATTGGGCATGTTCGCTATGCAACGGCCGGGGAAGCTTCCATTGATAATATTCAGCCCTTCCACTTTAAGTTTCATGATATGCAGTTTGGTCTTGCCCATAATGGTAATTTGACCAATGCAGTATCTCTTCGCAATGAATTGGAAGATAAGGGAGCGATCTTTTCTTCCACATCCGATACTGAAATTTTGGCTCACCTTATTCGCCATAGCAAGCAGAAAAACTTTATGGATAAGCTCAAAGAAGCACTTAATGCTGTCAAAGGCGGTTTTGCCTACCTGCTTATGCTTGAAGATAAGATGATTGCAGCTTTGGACCCGAATGGCTTTCGGCCTGTTTCTGTTGGGAAGATGAAAAACGGGGCCTGGATTATTTCTTCTGAGACGTGTGCTTTTGAGGTGGTTGGTGCAGAATGGATCCGTGATGTTAAACCGGGCGAAATTGTTGTTGTAGATAGTGACGGGATTCGTACGGATTATTTTACAGCAGATACTCAGCTTGCAGTCTGTTCAATGGAATATATTTATTTTGCCCGTCCGGATTCAAATATTCACGGCGTTAATGTACATACAGCCCGCAAACGTATGGGGGCTCAGCTAGCGCGTGAATGTAAATATGAGGCTGATATTGTTGTCGGCGTCCCCAACTCTTCTCTTTCAGCTGCTATGGGCTTTGCTGAAGTTTCAGGGCTTCCTAATGAAATGGGTCTTATAAAAAATCAGTATACCCAAAGGACTTTTATCCAGCCAACACAGGAACTGCGTGAACAGGGAGTTCGTATGAAACTGTCTGCGGTGTCCGGTGTTGTCAAAGGGAAGCGTGTGGTCATGGTTGATGATTCTATCGTCCGAGGGACAACTTCACGCCGAATCGTACAGCTGTTAAAAGAAGCTGGAGCCAAAGAAGTCCATGTTGCCATCGGCAGTCCTCCGCTTGCTTATCCTTGTTTTTACGGAATTGATATTCAAAGCCGTCGTGAACTGATTGCGGCTAACCATACGGTAGAGGAGATACGGCATATTATTGGTGCAGACAGTTTGACTTATTTGTCCATTGAGGGGCTGATTAAGTCTATCGGGCTGGATACCGATGCGCCTAACGGCGGGCTCTGCGTTGCCTACTTTGACGGCCGGTATCCGACACCGCTTTATGACTATGAAGAAACTTATCTCAAAAGTCTAGAAGAGAAAACACGTTTCGATAAGGAAAAAGGTTAAATGTTTCAGTCTGTTTATTGTTTTCTGCTGAAAGAAAGGGATATTTGGCAGCAAAGCTTATGCTCGGCGGTTAAATGCTGACCGAGAAGCCGCTTTTTGTCCGGCGGGATAAAAACTGAAATTTTGAAAAAGGCAGCAATTCTTTATTGACACTAAAAAAGGAAAATACTATGACAGAAAAGAATGCATATGCAAAATCAGGTGTAGATGTTGAAGCAGGTTATGAAGTTGTTGAACGTATAAAGAAACATGCGGCCCGCACACAACGTGCAGGTGCCACGGGAGCTCTCGGCGGATTTGGCGGTATGTTTGATCTATCACAGTTCAGTGTGAAAGAGCCTGTTCTTATTTCGGGGACGGATGGTGTTGGGACAAAGCTAATGCTGGCGATCAAATATAATAAGCATGATACAATCGGTCAAGACTGTGTGGCTATGTGTGTCAATGATATCATTGCTGCGGGGGCTGAGCCGCTTTATTTTCTGGATTATATCGCAACTGGTAAAAATAAACCAGAGCAGCTGGAACAAGTTATTGCCGGAGTAGCGGAAGGCTGCCTGCAGGCGGGCAGTGCTCTCATCGGCGGCGAAACGGCTGAAATGCCTGGTATGTATGGCGAAGATGATTATGATTTAGCCGGTTTTGCAGTCGGTGTTGCTGAAAAATCGCAAATTATTGACGGCTCTAAAGTTGCTGAAGGTGATGTACTTCTTGGCCTCGCTTCAAGCGGTATCCATTCAAACGGCTAC
Coding sequences within it:
- the purF gene encoding amidophosphoribosyltransferase; this translates as MTYEIKSLNEECGIFGIWGHPQAAQITYFGLHSLQHRGQEGAGILSNNRGKLNGHRDTGLLSEVFKNPADLEKLEGTAAIGHVRYATAGEASIDNIQPFHFKFHDMQFGLAHNGNLTNAVSLRNELEDKGAIFSSTSDTEILAHLIRHSKQKNFMDKLKEALNAVKGGFAYLLMLEDKMIAALDPNGFRPVSVGKMKNGAWIISSETCAFEVVGAEWIRDVKPGEIVVVDSDGIRTDYFTADTQLAVCSMEYIYFARPDSNIHGVNVHTARKRMGAQLARECKYEADIVVGVPNSSLSAAMGFAEVSGLPNEMGLIKNQYTQRTFIQPTQELREQGVRMKLSAVSGVVKGKRVVMVDDSIVRGTTSRRIVQLLKEAGAKEVHVAIGSPPLAYPCFYGIDIQSRRELIAANHTVEEIRHIIGADSLTYLSIEGLIKSIGLDTDAPNGGLCVAYFDGRYPTPLYDYEETYLKSLEEKTRFDKEKG
- the purM gene encoding phosphoribosylformylglycinamidine cyclo-ligase, which gives rise to MTEKNAYAKSGVDVEAGYEVVERIKKHAARTQRAGATGALGGFGGMFDLSQFSVKEPVLISGTDGVGTKLMLAIKYNKHDTIGQDCVAMCVNDIIAAGAEPLYFLDYIATGKNKPEQLEQVIAGVAEGCLQAGSALIGGETAEMPGMYGEDDYDLAGFAVGVAEKSQIIDGSKVAEGDVLLGLASSGIHSNGYSLVRRVFADYTGEEVLPELKGKKLKEVLLEPTRIYVKAVLPLIKEGLVNGIAHITGGGFIENVPRMFSNDLAAEIEEDKIPVLPIFEVLEKYGQIKHEEMFEIFNMGIGLMLAVSPKKADRVKELLDEPVYELGRIVKKTGTSVVISNG